Proteins found in one Colletes latitarsis isolate SP2378_abdomen chromosome 8, iyColLati1, whole genome shotgun sequence genomic segment:
- the LOC143345120 gene encoding protein gustavus-like isoform X4, giving the protein MPPWENQEMGKGRQTEYFGVIRARKKSAPFFARRLDRFVASKNEDTRYKANHCVSGGGSRGNGATGGTGGGLGSGAGGRGGGGGGSPGRGGGGGVGGGGVGGGGGGGGGGGGGGGGGGGGIDGGAVPTAPPTTGRHHHHHHHHHHHHHHLVTTTTTTTTTTTTTTGGTRHHRHKLPASKQCTDHRHHLHHHRHHPHHRSYHRGMNMGQKFSGGVKSVTRESGAGTGAGVGIVGSGTVAYKPVVPRELAQDFSRPPRLDVLLDMPPASRETQVHHSWNADDRSLNIFVKDDDKLTFHRHPVAQSTDCIRGKVGYTKGMHVWELYWSTRQRGTHAVVGVATADAPLHSVGYQSLVGNNELSWGWDLGRNKLLHDSKNTSGVTYPALLKPDETFIVPDKFLVVLDMDEGTLAFVVDGQYLGIAFRGLKGRKLHPIVSAVWGHCEITMRYIGGLDPEPLPLMDLCRRVIRQRIGKHRLEEKIQDLNLPQAIKTYLLYRDRR; this is encoded by the exons aCTGGACCGTTTCGTAGCAAGCAAAAATGAAGACACGAG GTACAAAGCGAATCATTGCGTGAGCGGGGGCGGTAGCCGCGGAAACGGCGCGACTGGCGGTACCGGAGGTGGTCTAGGCAGCGGAGCCGGCGGCCGCGGGGGCGGCGGGGGTGGCAGCCCCGGTAGGGGCGGCGGAGGAGGAGTAGGAGGCGGAggcgttgggggaggaggaggagggggaggaggaggaggaggaggaggaggaggaggaggaggaggaataGACGGTGGCGCGGTGCCTACTGCACCACCGACCACCGGCCGTCACCACCACCATCATCACCACCACCATCACCATCATCATCACCTCGTTACTACGACTACGACGACCACCACGACAACTACCACTACCACCGGCGGCACCAGGCACCACAGGCACAAACTGCCTGCCAGCAAGCAGTGTACCGATCACCGACACCACCTGCATCATCACCGGCATCACCCACACCATCGCTCCTACCATCGGGGCATGAACATGGGCCAAAAATTTTCAG GCGGCGTGAAGAGCGTGACGCGCGAAAGCGGGGCTGGAACGGGTGCTGGAGTCGGCATCGTCGGTAGCGGCACCGTGGCGTACAAACCTGTGGTACCCAGGGAGTTGGCGCAAGATTTCTCGAGGCCGCCGCGTCTCGATGTCCTACTCGACATGCCGCCCGCCTCGCGGGAGACGCAGGTCCATCACAGCTGGAACGCTGACGATCGTAGTCTCAACATATTTGTCAAG GACGATGACAAATTGACGTTTCACCGACATCCCGTGGCGCAAAGTACAGACTGTATTAGAGGGAAGGTAGGGTACACGAAGGGTATGCACGTGTGGGAGCTGTACTGGAGCACGAGGCAACGAGGCACGCACGCCGTAGTGGGCGTTGCGACGGCGGACGCACCCCTCCACAGTGTCGGATACCAGAGTCTGGTTGGCAACAACGAGCTCAGCTGGGGCTGGGACCTCGGCAGGAACAAGCTTCTTCATGATTCGAAAAACACTAGCGGTGTCACGTATCCTGCCCTCCTCAAGCCCGATGAAACCTTTATCGTTCCCGACAAATTCCTCG TGGTTTTGGACATGGACGAAGGTACGTTAGCGTTCGTCGTAGACGGTCAGTACCTTGGAATCGCTTTCAGAGGCCTTAAAGGTAGAAAGCTGCATCCTATCGTGTCCGCTGTCTGGGGACACTGCGAGATTACGATGAGATACATCGGTGGACTTGATC CGGAACCTCTACCTCTGATGGATCTCTGTCGAAGAGTAATCCGCCAACGAATCGGTAAACACAGATTGGAagagaaaatccaagacctgaaCCTGCCACAGGCGATAAAGACTTATCTCTTGTACCGTGACAGGAGGTAA
- the LOC143345120 gene encoding protein gustavus-like isoform X5, with protein MPPWENQEMGKGRQTEYFGVIRARKKSAPFFARRYKANHCVSGGGSRGNGATGGTGGGLGSGAGGRGGGGGGSPGRGGGGGVGGGGVGGGGGGGGGGGGGGGGGGGGIDGGAVPTAPPTTGRHHHHHHHHHHHHHHLVTTTTTTTTTTTTTTGGTRHHRHKLPASKQCTDHRHHLHHHRHHPHHRSYHRGMNMGQKFSGGVKSVTRESGAGTGAGVGIVGSGTVAYKPVVPRELAQDFSRPPRLDVLLDMPPASRETQVHHSWNADDRSLNIFVKDDDKLTFHRHPVAQSTDCIRGKVGYTKGMHVWELYWSTRQRGTHAVVGVATADAPLHSVGYQSLVGNNELSWGWDLGRNKLLHDSKNTSGVTYPALLKPDETFIVPDKFLVVLDMDEGTLAFVVDGQYLGIAFRGLKGRKLHPIVSAVWGHCEITMRYIGGLDPEPLPLMDLCRRVIRQRIGKHRLEEKIQDLNLPQAIKTYLLYRDRR; from the exons GTACAAAGCGAATCATTGCGTGAGCGGGGGCGGTAGCCGCGGAAACGGCGCGACTGGCGGTACCGGAGGTGGTCTAGGCAGCGGAGCCGGCGGCCGCGGGGGCGGCGGGGGTGGCAGCCCCGGTAGGGGCGGCGGAGGAGGAGTAGGAGGCGGAggcgttgggggaggaggaggagggggaggaggaggaggaggaggaggaggaggaggaggaggaggaataGACGGTGGCGCGGTGCCTACTGCACCACCGACCACCGGCCGTCACCACCACCATCATCACCACCACCATCACCATCATCATCACCTCGTTACTACGACTACGACGACCACCACGACAACTACCACTACCACCGGCGGCACCAGGCACCACAGGCACAAACTGCCTGCCAGCAAGCAGTGTACCGATCACCGACACCACCTGCATCATCACCGGCATCACCCACACCATCGCTCCTACCATCGGGGCATGAACATGGGCCAAAAATTTTCAG GCGGCGTGAAGAGCGTGACGCGCGAAAGCGGGGCTGGAACGGGTGCTGGAGTCGGCATCGTCGGTAGCGGCACCGTGGCGTACAAACCTGTGGTACCCAGGGAGTTGGCGCAAGATTTCTCGAGGCCGCCGCGTCTCGATGTCCTACTCGACATGCCGCCCGCCTCGCGGGAGACGCAGGTCCATCACAGCTGGAACGCTGACGATCGTAGTCTCAACATATTTGTCAAG GACGATGACAAATTGACGTTTCACCGACATCCCGTGGCGCAAAGTACAGACTGTATTAGAGGGAAGGTAGGGTACACGAAGGGTATGCACGTGTGGGAGCTGTACTGGAGCACGAGGCAACGAGGCACGCACGCCGTAGTGGGCGTTGCGACGGCGGACGCACCCCTCCACAGTGTCGGATACCAGAGTCTGGTTGGCAACAACGAGCTCAGCTGGGGCTGGGACCTCGGCAGGAACAAGCTTCTTCATGATTCGAAAAACACTAGCGGTGTCACGTATCCTGCCCTCCTCAAGCCCGATGAAACCTTTATCGTTCCCGACAAATTCCTCG TGGTTTTGGACATGGACGAAGGTACGTTAGCGTTCGTCGTAGACGGTCAGTACCTTGGAATCGCTTTCAGAGGCCTTAAAGGTAGAAAGCTGCATCCTATCGTGTCCGCTGTCTGGGGACACTGCGAGATTACGATGAGATACATCGGTGGACTTGATC CGGAACCTCTACCTCTGATGGATCTCTGTCGAAGAGTAATCCGCCAACGAATCGGTAAACACAGATTGGAagagaaaatccaagacctgaaCCTGCCACAGGCGATAAAGACTTATCTCTTGTACCGTGACAGGAGGTAA
- the LOC143345120 gene encoding protein gustavus-like isoform X6, protein MDWAVKARRTLDRFVASKNEDTRYKANHCVSGGGSRGNGATGGTGGGLGSGAGGRGGGGGGSPGRGGGGGVGGGGVGGGGGGGGGGGGGGGGGGGGIDGGAVPTAPPTTGRHHHHHHHHHHHHHHLVTTTTTTTTTTTTTTGGTRHHRHKLPASKQCTDHRHHLHHHRHHPHHRSYHRGMNMGQKFSGGVKSVTRESGAGTGAGVGIVGSGTVAYKPVVPRELAQDFSRPPRLDVLLDMPPASRETQVHHSWNADDRSLNIFVKDDDKLTFHRHPVAQSTDCIRGKVGYTKGMHVWELYWSTRQRGTHAVVGVATADAPLHSVGYQSLVGNNELSWGWDLGRNKLLHDSKNTSGVTYPALLKPDETFIVPDKFLVVLDMDEGTLAFVVDGQYLGIAFRGLKGRKLHPIVSAVWGHCEITMRYIGGLDPEPLPLMDLCRRVIRQRIGKHRLEEKIQDLNLPQAIKTYLLYRDRR, encoded by the exons ATGGATTGGGCGGTGAAGGCTCGCCGAAC aCTGGACCGTTTCGTAGCAAGCAAAAATGAAGACACGAG GTACAAAGCGAATCATTGCGTGAGCGGGGGCGGTAGCCGCGGAAACGGCGCGACTGGCGGTACCGGAGGTGGTCTAGGCAGCGGAGCCGGCGGCCGCGGGGGCGGCGGGGGTGGCAGCCCCGGTAGGGGCGGCGGAGGAGGAGTAGGAGGCGGAggcgttgggggaggaggaggagggggaggaggaggaggaggaggaggaggaggaggaggaggaggaataGACGGTGGCGCGGTGCCTACTGCACCACCGACCACCGGCCGTCACCACCACCATCATCACCACCACCATCACCATCATCATCACCTCGTTACTACGACTACGACGACCACCACGACAACTACCACTACCACCGGCGGCACCAGGCACCACAGGCACAAACTGCCTGCCAGCAAGCAGTGTACCGATCACCGACACCACCTGCATCATCACCGGCATCACCCACACCATCGCTCCTACCATCGGGGCATGAACATGGGCCAAAAATTTTCAG GCGGCGTGAAGAGCGTGACGCGCGAAAGCGGGGCTGGAACGGGTGCTGGAGTCGGCATCGTCGGTAGCGGCACCGTGGCGTACAAACCTGTGGTACCCAGGGAGTTGGCGCAAGATTTCTCGAGGCCGCCGCGTCTCGATGTCCTACTCGACATGCCGCCCGCCTCGCGGGAGACGCAGGTCCATCACAGCTGGAACGCTGACGATCGTAGTCTCAACATATTTGTCAAG GACGATGACAAATTGACGTTTCACCGACATCCCGTGGCGCAAAGTACAGACTGTATTAGAGGGAAGGTAGGGTACACGAAGGGTATGCACGTGTGGGAGCTGTACTGGAGCACGAGGCAACGAGGCACGCACGCCGTAGTGGGCGTTGCGACGGCGGACGCACCCCTCCACAGTGTCGGATACCAGAGTCTGGTTGGCAACAACGAGCTCAGCTGGGGCTGGGACCTCGGCAGGAACAAGCTTCTTCATGATTCGAAAAACACTAGCGGTGTCACGTATCCTGCCCTCCTCAAGCCCGATGAAACCTTTATCGTTCCCGACAAATTCCTCG TGGTTTTGGACATGGACGAAGGTACGTTAGCGTTCGTCGTAGACGGTCAGTACCTTGGAATCGCTTTCAGAGGCCTTAAAGGTAGAAAGCTGCATCCTATCGTGTCCGCTGTCTGGGGACACTGCGAGATTACGATGAGATACATCGGTGGACTTGATC CGGAACCTCTACCTCTGATGGATCTCTGTCGAAGAGTAATCCGCCAACGAATCGGTAAACACAGATTGGAagagaaaatccaagacctgaaCCTGCCACAGGCGATAAAGACTTATCTCTTGTACCGTGACAGGAGGTAA
- the LOC143345120 gene encoding protein gustavus-like isoform X3, giving the protein MFPAIVLRDHFIGFVRTRCIGRASGMHVKRGSTNDANFPPREKNSMLDVTRTCVSRYKANHCVSGGGSRGNGATGGTGGGLGSGAGGRGGGGGGSPGRGGGGGVGGGGVGGGGGGGGGGGGGGGGGGGGIDGGAVPTAPPTTGRHHHHHHHHHHHHHHLVTTTTTTTTTTTTTTGGTRHHRHKLPASKQCTDHRHHLHHHRHHPHHRSYHRGMNMGQKFSGGVKSVTRESGAGTGAGVGIVGSGTVAYKPVVPRELAQDFSRPPRLDVLLDMPPASRETQVHHSWNADDRSLNIFVKDDDKLTFHRHPVAQSTDCIRGKVGYTKGMHVWELYWSTRQRGTHAVVGVATADAPLHSVGYQSLVGNNELSWGWDLGRNKLLHDSKNTSGVTYPALLKPDETFIVPDKFLVVLDMDEGTLAFVVDGQYLGIAFRGLKGRKLHPIVSAVWGHCEITMRYIGGLDPEPLPLMDLCRRVIRQRIGKHRLEEKIQDLNLPQAIKTYLLYRDRR; this is encoded by the exons ATGTTTCCTGCAATCGTTCTTCGCGATCATTTCATTGGATTCGTTCGAACGAGGTGCATTGGACGAGCATCGGGAATGCACGTAAAGCGCGGATCGACCAACGACGCGAACTTTCCTCCGCGAGAAAAGAACTCGATGCTCGACGTCACTCGTACTTGTGTCTCGAG GTACAAAGCGAATCATTGCGTGAGCGGGGGCGGTAGCCGCGGAAACGGCGCGACTGGCGGTACCGGAGGTGGTCTAGGCAGCGGAGCCGGCGGCCGCGGGGGCGGCGGGGGTGGCAGCCCCGGTAGGGGCGGCGGAGGAGGAGTAGGAGGCGGAggcgttgggggaggaggaggagggggaggaggaggaggaggaggaggaggaggaggaggaggaggaataGACGGTGGCGCGGTGCCTACTGCACCACCGACCACCGGCCGTCACCACCACCATCATCACCACCACCATCACCATCATCATCACCTCGTTACTACGACTACGACGACCACCACGACAACTACCACTACCACCGGCGGCACCAGGCACCACAGGCACAAACTGCCTGCCAGCAAGCAGTGTACCGATCACCGACACCACCTGCATCATCACCGGCATCACCCACACCATCGCTCCTACCATCGGGGCATGAACATGGGCCAAAAATTTTCAG GCGGCGTGAAGAGCGTGACGCGCGAAAGCGGGGCTGGAACGGGTGCTGGAGTCGGCATCGTCGGTAGCGGCACCGTGGCGTACAAACCTGTGGTACCCAGGGAGTTGGCGCAAGATTTCTCGAGGCCGCCGCGTCTCGATGTCCTACTCGACATGCCGCCCGCCTCGCGGGAGACGCAGGTCCATCACAGCTGGAACGCTGACGATCGTAGTCTCAACATATTTGTCAAG GACGATGACAAATTGACGTTTCACCGACATCCCGTGGCGCAAAGTACAGACTGTATTAGAGGGAAGGTAGGGTACACGAAGGGTATGCACGTGTGGGAGCTGTACTGGAGCACGAGGCAACGAGGCACGCACGCCGTAGTGGGCGTTGCGACGGCGGACGCACCCCTCCACAGTGTCGGATACCAGAGTCTGGTTGGCAACAACGAGCTCAGCTGGGGCTGGGACCTCGGCAGGAACAAGCTTCTTCATGATTCGAAAAACACTAGCGGTGTCACGTATCCTGCCCTCCTCAAGCCCGATGAAACCTTTATCGTTCCCGACAAATTCCTCG TGGTTTTGGACATGGACGAAGGTACGTTAGCGTTCGTCGTAGACGGTCAGTACCTTGGAATCGCTTTCAGAGGCCTTAAAGGTAGAAAGCTGCATCCTATCGTGTCCGCTGTCTGGGGACACTGCGAGATTACGATGAGATACATCGGTGGACTTGATC CGGAACCTCTACCTCTGATGGATCTCTGTCGAAGAGTAATCCGCCAACGAATCGGTAAACACAGATTGGAagagaaaatccaagacctgaaCCTGCCACAGGCGATAAAGACTTATCTCTTGTACCGTGACAGGAGGTAA
- the LOC143345120 gene encoding protein gustavus-like isoform X8, whose protein sequence is MDWAVKARRTYKANHCVSGGGSRGNGATGGTGGGLGSGAGGRGGGGGGSPGRGGGGGVGGGGVGGGGGGGGGGGGGGGGGGGGIDGGAVPTAPPTTGRHHHHHHHHHHHHHHLVTTTTTTTTTTTTTTGGTRHHRHKLPASKQCTDHRHHLHHHRHHPHHRSYHRGMNMGQKFSGGVKSVTRESGAGTGAGVGIVGSGTVAYKPVVPRELAQDFSRPPRLDVLLDMPPASRETQVHHSWNADDRSLNIFVKDDDKLTFHRHPVAQSTDCIRGKVGYTKGMHVWELYWSTRQRGTHAVVGVATADAPLHSVGYQSLVGNNELSWGWDLGRNKLLHDSKNTSGVTYPALLKPDETFIVPDKFLVVLDMDEGTLAFVVDGQYLGIAFRGLKGRKLHPIVSAVWGHCEITMRYIGGLDPEPLPLMDLCRRVIRQRIGKHRLEEKIQDLNLPQAIKTYLLYRDRR, encoded by the exons ATGGATTGGGCGGTGAAGGCTCGCCGAAC GTACAAAGCGAATCATTGCGTGAGCGGGGGCGGTAGCCGCGGAAACGGCGCGACTGGCGGTACCGGAGGTGGTCTAGGCAGCGGAGCCGGCGGCCGCGGGGGCGGCGGGGGTGGCAGCCCCGGTAGGGGCGGCGGAGGAGGAGTAGGAGGCGGAggcgttgggggaggaggaggagggggaggaggaggaggaggaggaggaggaggaggaggaggaggaataGACGGTGGCGCGGTGCCTACTGCACCACCGACCACCGGCCGTCACCACCACCATCATCACCACCACCATCACCATCATCATCACCTCGTTACTACGACTACGACGACCACCACGACAACTACCACTACCACCGGCGGCACCAGGCACCACAGGCACAAACTGCCTGCCAGCAAGCAGTGTACCGATCACCGACACCACCTGCATCATCACCGGCATCACCCACACCATCGCTCCTACCATCGGGGCATGAACATGGGCCAAAAATTTTCAG GCGGCGTGAAGAGCGTGACGCGCGAAAGCGGGGCTGGAACGGGTGCTGGAGTCGGCATCGTCGGTAGCGGCACCGTGGCGTACAAACCTGTGGTACCCAGGGAGTTGGCGCAAGATTTCTCGAGGCCGCCGCGTCTCGATGTCCTACTCGACATGCCGCCCGCCTCGCGGGAGACGCAGGTCCATCACAGCTGGAACGCTGACGATCGTAGTCTCAACATATTTGTCAAG GACGATGACAAATTGACGTTTCACCGACATCCCGTGGCGCAAAGTACAGACTGTATTAGAGGGAAGGTAGGGTACACGAAGGGTATGCACGTGTGGGAGCTGTACTGGAGCACGAGGCAACGAGGCACGCACGCCGTAGTGGGCGTTGCGACGGCGGACGCACCCCTCCACAGTGTCGGATACCAGAGTCTGGTTGGCAACAACGAGCTCAGCTGGGGCTGGGACCTCGGCAGGAACAAGCTTCTTCATGATTCGAAAAACACTAGCGGTGTCACGTATCCTGCCCTCCTCAAGCCCGATGAAACCTTTATCGTTCCCGACAAATTCCTCG TGGTTTTGGACATGGACGAAGGTACGTTAGCGTTCGTCGTAGACGGTCAGTACCTTGGAATCGCTTTCAGAGGCCTTAAAGGTAGAAAGCTGCATCCTATCGTGTCCGCTGTCTGGGGACACTGCGAGATTACGATGAGATACATCGGTGGACTTGATC CGGAACCTCTACCTCTGATGGATCTCTGTCGAAGAGTAATCCGCCAACGAATCGGTAAACACAGATTGGAagagaaaatccaagacctgaaCCTGCCACAGGCGATAAAGACTTATCTCTTGTACCGTGACAGGAGGTAA
- the LOC143345120 gene encoding protein gustavus-like isoform X9 — MRATSTMRRYKANHCVSGGGSRGNGATGGTGGGLGSGAGGRGGGGGGSPGRGGGGGVGGGGVGGGGGGGGGGGGGGGGGGGGIDGGAVPTAPPTTGRHHHHHHHHHHHHHHLVTTTTTTTTTTTTTTGGTRHHRHKLPASKQCTDHRHHLHHHRHHPHHRSYHRGMNMGQKFSGGVKSVTRESGAGTGAGVGIVGSGTVAYKPVVPRELAQDFSRPPRLDVLLDMPPASRETQVHHSWNADDRSLNIFVKDDDKLTFHRHPVAQSTDCIRGKVGYTKGMHVWELYWSTRQRGTHAVVGVATADAPLHSVGYQSLVGNNELSWGWDLGRNKLLHDSKNTSGVTYPALLKPDETFIVPDKFLVVLDMDEGTLAFVVDGQYLGIAFRGLKGRKLHPIVSAVWGHCEITMRYIGGLDPEPLPLMDLCRRVIRQRIGKHRLEEKIQDLNLPQAIKTYLLYRDRR, encoded by the exons ATGCGCGCTACGTCGACCATGCGGAG GTACAAAGCGAATCATTGCGTGAGCGGGGGCGGTAGCCGCGGAAACGGCGCGACTGGCGGTACCGGAGGTGGTCTAGGCAGCGGAGCCGGCGGCCGCGGGGGCGGCGGGGGTGGCAGCCCCGGTAGGGGCGGCGGAGGAGGAGTAGGAGGCGGAggcgttgggggaggaggaggagggggaggaggaggaggaggaggaggaggaggaggaggaggaggaataGACGGTGGCGCGGTGCCTACTGCACCACCGACCACCGGCCGTCACCACCACCATCATCACCACCACCATCACCATCATCATCACCTCGTTACTACGACTACGACGACCACCACGACAACTACCACTACCACCGGCGGCACCAGGCACCACAGGCACAAACTGCCTGCCAGCAAGCAGTGTACCGATCACCGACACCACCTGCATCATCACCGGCATCACCCACACCATCGCTCCTACCATCGGGGCATGAACATGGGCCAAAAATTTTCAG GCGGCGTGAAGAGCGTGACGCGCGAAAGCGGGGCTGGAACGGGTGCTGGAGTCGGCATCGTCGGTAGCGGCACCGTGGCGTACAAACCTGTGGTACCCAGGGAGTTGGCGCAAGATTTCTCGAGGCCGCCGCGTCTCGATGTCCTACTCGACATGCCGCCCGCCTCGCGGGAGACGCAGGTCCATCACAGCTGGAACGCTGACGATCGTAGTCTCAACATATTTGTCAAG GACGATGACAAATTGACGTTTCACCGACATCCCGTGGCGCAAAGTACAGACTGTATTAGAGGGAAGGTAGGGTACACGAAGGGTATGCACGTGTGGGAGCTGTACTGGAGCACGAGGCAACGAGGCACGCACGCCGTAGTGGGCGTTGCGACGGCGGACGCACCCCTCCACAGTGTCGGATACCAGAGTCTGGTTGGCAACAACGAGCTCAGCTGGGGCTGGGACCTCGGCAGGAACAAGCTTCTTCATGATTCGAAAAACACTAGCGGTGTCACGTATCCTGCCCTCCTCAAGCCCGATGAAACCTTTATCGTTCCCGACAAATTCCTCG TGGTTTTGGACATGGACGAAGGTACGTTAGCGTTCGTCGTAGACGGTCAGTACCTTGGAATCGCTTTCAGAGGCCTTAAAGGTAGAAAGCTGCATCCTATCGTGTCCGCTGTCTGGGGACACTGCGAGATTACGATGAGATACATCGGTGGACTTGATC CGGAACCTCTACCTCTGATGGATCTCTGTCGAAGAGTAATCCGCCAACGAATCGGTAAACACAGATTGGAagagaaaatccaagacctgaaCCTGCCACAGGCGATAAAGACTTATCTCTTGTACCGTGACAGGAGGTAA
- the LOC143345120 gene encoding protein gustavus-like isoform X7: MIIVVKKPFLGYKANHCVSGGGSRGNGATGGTGGGLGSGAGGRGGGGGGSPGRGGGGGVGGGGVGGGGGGGGGGGGGGGGGGGGIDGGAVPTAPPTTGRHHHHHHHHHHHHHHLVTTTTTTTTTTTTTTGGTRHHRHKLPASKQCTDHRHHLHHHRHHPHHRSYHRGMNMGQKFSGGVKSVTRESGAGTGAGVGIVGSGTVAYKPVVPRELAQDFSRPPRLDVLLDMPPASRETQVHHSWNADDRSLNIFVKDDDKLTFHRHPVAQSTDCIRGKVGYTKGMHVWELYWSTRQRGTHAVVGVATADAPLHSVGYQSLVGNNELSWGWDLGRNKLLHDSKNTSGVTYPALLKPDETFIVPDKFLVVLDMDEGTLAFVVDGQYLGIAFRGLKGRKLHPIVSAVWGHCEITMRYIGGLDPEPLPLMDLCRRVIRQRIGKHRLEEKIQDLNLPQAIKTYLLYRDRR, from the exons GTACAAAGCGAATCATTGCGTGAGCGGGGGCGGTAGCCGCGGAAACGGCGCGACTGGCGGTACCGGAGGTGGTCTAGGCAGCGGAGCCGGCGGCCGCGGGGGCGGCGGGGGTGGCAGCCCCGGTAGGGGCGGCGGAGGAGGAGTAGGAGGCGGAggcgttgggggaggaggaggagggggaggaggaggaggaggaggaggaggaggaggaggaggaggaataGACGGTGGCGCGGTGCCTACTGCACCACCGACCACCGGCCGTCACCACCACCATCATCACCACCACCATCACCATCATCATCACCTCGTTACTACGACTACGACGACCACCACGACAACTACCACTACCACCGGCGGCACCAGGCACCACAGGCACAAACTGCCTGCCAGCAAGCAGTGTACCGATCACCGACACCACCTGCATCATCACCGGCATCACCCACACCATCGCTCCTACCATCGGGGCATGAACATGGGCCAAAAATTTTCAG GCGGCGTGAAGAGCGTGACGCGCGAAAGCGGGGCTGGAACGGGTGCTGGAGTCGGCATCGTCGGTAGCGGCACCGTGGCGTACAAACCTGTGGTACCCAGGGAGTTGGCGCAAGATTTCTCGAGGCCGCCGCGTCTCGATGTCCTACTCGACATGCCGCCCGCCTCGCGGGAGACGCAGGTCCATCACAGCTGGAACGCTGACGATCGTAGTCTCAACATATTTGTCAAG GACGATGACAAATTGACGTTTCACCGACATCCCGTGGCGCAAAGTACAGACTGTATTAGAGGGAAGGTAGGGTACACGAAGGGTATGCACGTGTGGGAGCTGTACTGGAGCACGAGGCAACGAGGCACGCACGCCGTAGTGGGCGTTGCGACGGCGGACGCACCCCTCCACAGTGTCGGATACCAGAGTCTGGTTGGCAACAACGAGCTCAGCTGGGGCTGGGACCTCGGCAGGAACAAGCTTCTTCATGATTCGAAAAACACTAGCGGTGTCACGTATCCTGCCCTCCTCAAGCCCGATGAAACCTTTATCGTTCCCGACAAATTCCTCG TGGTTTTGGACATGGACGAAGGTACGTTAGCGTTCGTCGTAGACGGTCAGTACCTTGGAATCGCTTTCAGAGGCCTTAAAGGTAGAAAGCTGCATCCTATCGTGTCCGCTGTCTGGGGACACTGCGAGATTACGATGAGATACATCGGTGGACTTGATC CGGAACCTCTACCTCTGATGGATCTCTGTCGAAGAGTAATCCGCCAACGAATCGGTAAACACAGATTGGAagagaaaatccaagacctgaaCCTGCCACAGGCGATAAAGACTTATCTCTTGTACCGTGACAGGAGGTAA